The Tribolium castaneum strain GA2 chromosome 3, icTriCast1.1, whole genome shotgun sequence sequence ATGagctaatttattaaattacgtCAAGTGATTACTTTTCAGACCGaacttgaattattttcaaggCTGAGCCGAGACACAAACGCAACAGTTTTGGCCTCTTtccaaaaatttgagaaatgCACATTCATTCCCAGCTAGCCAAACAGTTGAAATCGGACCTTTTAACAAATACCTACCTGCTCCCTTTCTTCCTCACATACGTGCCGACGTATTCAAGTGTCAGGGCCGCACAGCAGATGTGTTGGCTGTTAAACTAACTCTAAATATGACCGATTTTATTTCTCGGCCTATATACGCGAAAGCTTCATTCAAGTCGAAAGAAGCCCCACAATTAAGGCTCTGGAAGAACATTAAACTTATTGATCCCTTCACCCATTGTCGCGATATTACAAAACGGaacatattgaaaaccgaTGAATGATTAATTTGTTGGTCGACACAATAAACCTTAATCTACTTGACGATACACGGAAAAACAGAGCTTTCGTTCAACGTGCGTAACGAGTGTTCTGACCTGAATCACGACGcatttgtataaataaatcgCAAAGAACCTAACGATTTTTCTGGATATGGGGCTATCAGAATGCTGTAAAAATGCGCCATAAAGGGGAAAATTGACGGCATTTCTCGtgaaagtttgatttttcacaaACGCCAAACAGACATTGCATAAACAAAATGGGGAAAGCTCGACTTTTCCCGTTATTTGCCTTTTTGTTAAACGTAACTTGGAAAACTGCAAACagatcaaaattaaagtaagGAAGCAAAGAagagataaataattttgtagaGAACCCAAATGAAAAAGCTTTCTAATCAAAAATCCCTTAGGATTACTCTCTGGAGAGCAGAATTAAATAAGGTTTGAAAGAAAGAGCTTGCCTTAGAATATCAGCGCAAAGTTACAATATTccaatgtttataaatatgtACTCATCAGCTTTGATAACAAGCTCAGTCTGTTGTTAGTCCACAGCAGTTATCAGATAAAATAGTCGTAGGTTCAGAAAACcgtaaatttatcaaaatacgATCTCGTATCCGCTGATGTACAATTTAGTGGCGAAACGGCACGATTGAAATAATAAACCTTCCTAAACGATATGCGGTTTATACCTTGGTTATATTGTTATTGCCTTATTACCAAAGTTTAAGTAAATGAGGTCTAATTCCGAAACGGTTACATCGAACCTTTACTACCAATAAACTTTGCATTATTATGGTTATCTTGGAATAACCCACATCACGGATTTTGCCAGAGTGGtattatttgtttgaaaatttaaccGTGTAAAAAAGTTTAGCTTCGTTTAGCTCTTACATCATTTTTGAAAGGGAATTTACCACTTTGCAGGAGCGCTAACTAAAACGTCGGAAGCCTTTACATGATTGattaaataaaacctatttgttttttctataaacTTTCAATCACTTTGTCACTGTCAGAAGCGCTTCTGCAACAAACTAATATTCCAAAGAACAATCACCAGCCAATCATTTGAAAAGCAGCGGAAATTGGAATAAGAAGATTTTTTGTcgacaaattatttcaatacaATTGATTcccctaataattttttatcggTGTGCACGAACAGATTTGTTAACATTAGAAACAACGGCTCCAATTTTCCGTTGAGGAATAATTTACGTCAAGCAATTTTCCATCCAATCATCGCTGGGTTTGGTGTTTTAAAACTCAGGGGGAAATCTCATGAATATGGCGTGGTGggtaaattttattgaagCTTGATGTTTTCGACACTTTATGATTTAtgaattttctaatttttctacCTAATTGCGTATTTATACTAAAAACAGAGGACACTTTTATAGTTTGCCTGTCGTTCATGAACGTAAAGTCTTGGCACGGAAAGCACCGACGAATCGCTTCCACCGCAAAACTgagacaaaattaaatattcaggGATAAATAACAAAGAAAATGTCCCCAACAAGGAACAAAGACGTACTGAATactgtttaattaaataattaaagacaCAGGAATGTTGTAATTTCCTGATCGATTTCACACACACCACATTTAATTATCACCAAAAAAGACAAGTACGGCTTGGTACATTCTCATGCAATTCAcccaaataaatgaaaatggaTCCGCTGAATAGATTTGATTCGCGCGTCTGATATTACATAGCTATATCTGACCTACTGTTCAACGAAATTCCATTGTGCATTGAAGGTATGTGCCACGAAGTACAAATTTAACAGCACAAATACTTGATAgcgcaaaataattttggaataTTTGTTCCCTCCAATAAAACCTTACAAAGAACGATAAACGCGACgctaaatttagtttaacgCAGGTAAACACAAATACAGCTTTTGTGGCCATGCAGATCCAATGAATAAAAACAGCAAAGCAGCTTCCGTGAAACCTGACCGTAAGTCGTaagatttttaaaaccaaatcGTCAGTAAACAACTTCATTGAATAAAGGATGTTCAATTGATCTAATTGATCGTGGCATTGCATTCATGTTCCGCACGCAGACTGAAACCCGAAACTTGGAAAAGAAGTTGagtaataattgaaaaatcaatttcaCCGGCATGTAATTTGTCCGATGAAAAATTGATTCGGGTAAAGTAAATAAAGCTCCTGACAGAAAGGTAACTTTCACATTACTCCGCCATAACTATTCATTTTCGAAGCGCTGAAACTGTAAGCTCGCTAGTGTTGTAAAGGGCTGAAAACAACGATTGAAAAGTTAAATGAACGTTGCAAAGCAAGTAATAATCGTAGCGAGAATTGGATCGAGTGTTGCTAAATGTGAATGTTTTGACCTCGAAATGTACTCTTTTCACGTAGAGATTACcttatttttcgaaaagtttaaaaactatTCCGAACAACTTTTGACCGAAAAACTATCTCTTAGTTAACATTTTCATCGTTCATAAATCCCAagcactaaaaaaatcatcggTTTAATGAATATTGTATAATTTATCGCATCGTTTACACTTTACGAGGGTGAAAGTTGCAGTTTTTAAAAGCttctgttaattatttttaatttaattttggtgaaacaCTTGACCGCTTAATTGACCTAGTGATAATGCAGATTTAGTTGGATCTGTTTCCTGTCAGGCTGTTGAAACCACATTTGTGTGTTAGTTCCATCATTTTGTACTGATAGAATGTTGATAATATTGATTCTAattacttattaatttaaattgcttTGGCTAATCAATAATCATTATCCCACAAATATCTGTAAATttggttgttttatttatcagAGAGAGAAAATATGAGCGTTTCAACTTTGAATATTGTACTGTTCCAGAAATAGAACTGAATTAGTTAAAGTTAGATGTTATATTTCTGAGAAAGTACAGTTTAAATGATGTACGTAAATAAATggtcaaatatttttaaatatttgtctaCTTTCTGCAATAGCAACTTCCAGTTAatgtttttacgaaaaaaaaacacgattaAATGCTTCTAATTATTGTACTAATGTATCATTCATTTGGGTAATTCATCACTACTAAATATACAACAtaggttattattattataatatcaTTAGTCATTACTCGTTAGAGTTCATTTTAGCGTACGAAACTCCGTGGGGATTTAATCTAAATccattacaatttaatttattcagaaATGATCTTATCGAAAGCCACATTTACAAAGTTTCGTCATTACTGATGATTTAAAAAGAAACTAGTGTCAATACCTAATCGGAATAAAGGTCAAAGTCGTCTATATGGTGTATGAACAAAGTAATTTAACTGTATattatgcaaatatttattatttacaaagttATCTGTTCTATTTAATAACATATTTACAGAACTCtctaattaactaattactCAGTAATTCACACAACCCTGTCGCATTCGatcacaaatttaattctaaaaactTCAAACAACATTCATATCGTACATGAAATTATATTctgtttgacattttttttaaatatacctAATCAAACCTAATTTTTGCTGTGGAATATAATATATGACAACCTTCAAGCACTCAAAGAACGGAAATCGTGAAGACATCAAAAAGAAAAGTCTAACATATTTGCTTATAACTTTACAATAACATAACATTCTTCGCAATTAGGTATACCTACCCATTTTACTATAGCTTCTTCTATAAAGAAATCTAAAAGCTAGAGTTTTCTTGGTTTTATCGAGAGATTCCTCGGAGCcatcatttttaaaacaaatagttGCAGAAATCAATAGCAAGACAAAAAAGCTTGAACATGGAGTGCATTCTAAAAATACATTCGGTAGTGGCTAATGCATCGAAATAAAGCCTCTAATAGCATTGGCAGTTAATTTATGTTAAACATTCATCAAAACGAGCTTGAGCTTCTGCCAACAAAAACTCaaactttataatttcttCTATCCACCGAAAATTAAACGAAGCTTTGCTCACATAATTTTCGGAGGAGTGATTACGCCTAAAATACGGTCGTCATTAACGAAGTAATGAGATATACGTTTAATTGTTGGAAACTCACTTTGCTGGGATATCGATAAACATAAAACAGAAGTCAATCGAGTTTTTGtgtcattttattattcaattaGCCGTTTCATGGGTGGGAATAATTTATCCCTAAAGACATTTTCCTAGAATggtttcattaatttaattgtagtttttcgtTAGGCGGAATTAGGTATCGGGCACTTTCAGCAATCAAACATCTTTGGAAATTACATTCCTGGCGAATTTTACCAGGTATTGAAGTTAATGCGAACTTGTGCTCCCAAAGTTTGCCGTTattaatttgataatttgtCACTATTGTTAGGTAGACTTTTAATTAGTTCGCAAACTAGAGATACTAATTTATTTGCCTCCCCCATTTGTAAGGGACGCGGGCTTGGCAAGCAAATacgaattatttcaaaaatcttgACATACATATTTTATTGGGTAATCATCTGCATTCgttgtttaaaaaagtccACCAGATATAAAAATAGAGCAAATCATGGTCCAACATACTGCGGCACAGATAGCCCATTGTTTATTTACACAAATCCACTAATTATAGACTCAATGCGAAGCGAATTTCgcattcaattaaaaattaaacctcgTCATAACATTTATTGCTGCAGTTAAATGATAAATATTAGAGTAAAAACTTGAAACAGCATCCATTCTCTTGCCAGTTTACAACCATATAGTGCTTGAAATGACCCagacatttaatttattaagacttTCTGCTTTTACGTTCGTGGAGATGTGTTAGGTAGCACCAACTTTTATGACATCCACCGCACTTGTTTCCGGATTAACGATAGCTCCTCATTGCAGCTTTCAACtttgttatttcaaaaaataaatagaaatgtTAAGTTGGAAGTACTTTGTGTTGAAATATGGCACACGAAACTCTTTGTTGTTTTGCTTTTGACACATTTTATTCCATGTGCATAAAGCTTAATTCATAATATGCGAggcttcaaaaatatttttatacaatgCTGAATATGCGACCTAAACACGAAGAATAAATCAGGAatgtatgtatttatttttaagaatggGCAACCTTCGCCTATCGACTTCCCTCGGGGTTGTCGTTGGGTATCACACGTAATCAACACATTTACCGGAGTGATAAGATTTCACGGTTCATTAAAATGGCTTTCCAGATATCCGGAATAATACCGCCAAAATCACATAACTCGGACTCTAATTTGCTGTTTACCAATTACCACAAATTGGAATCTATGGTTGGGCCCTTTTGTTTGGACGTGATGATAATTTTTACGGGGCCGGAACGGccgtatattttttaaacgagaGTTTGTTGCTTTGGAGGCATATTTCAGACTTGACCTAGCCAGGATTCCGTGCACAAATGGGCTAAAtatattcattaaatttaattaagctaCATAATTTGGCGGAGTAAGTAACCCTAAAAGTGTTTAATGCAAGGCAATGATTTATTCattttcgttttaaaatgcCATCACTGTTTAATTAGGCTCCCCCATTTGTTGGCTTAGCAGTCATGAAAATAATTCCTCGGAATTTTGAATGAGTCCCGTAAAACAGGTAATAATTCCAAAATCAATGTAACATGCTATGTTCCAACAACGCGTTAAAAGAGCATGCACGCGAACAAAAGAAGCTCTTCCAGCATTTTATTTCCCCTTTTCGACCAAACTCATATAACCACAATCATAAAATTGTAGCAAACACCTCGAAATTGCCACTGTTTTTTACACACGTGTTGCATCGTCGTAATTATAAATGGCCCGAGTGTGacatttttcttgattttttttcaaagttggaCCCAAGGGGTGGCTCGGGACAAGTCGAAGCGGAGAAGTTAAAACACTCGCTCTCAAGCGTGTTTTTAGCATTGAATAAAACCCAAATGAAATGCTCGAGCAAATGATTATGAATTTGTGCCACTTATTTATCATTAATGgaataaaaaacactttagaTTTGGATTAAAGTTGAATTTATCCTCTCATGTGCATTGTGGCGATCAATAAACAGGGTCGTCGACCGGATCGGGAGAGTTACTTGTCTTACTCAACTATTTCTTTGAAGCTTACCCGGCAACCTATTTAGGTTTGTTGTATGCTTTCAGCAAAGCTGCATGTTATATCGGAcaagataaataaattccTACAGAGCATACATCCGAACAAATCCTCTACAGAAAGGCTTAAATGCAGTTGTTAGAATTTTACTGAAAGCTCAGTTTTATTTGAACTAAAGTTCAACTCCAAACCCACatatttgattaattaagAAGGGCCATAGATCTGGACATTTATGGGTAACCCAAACGTCGGTGTTATTGCAGTGGCGTACGTCAATGACCTACTTATGAAAAGCTTGCCTGTCTCCGTTACTGATATCGATCCCCTTACACTCACCCGTAATAGTGACTACcctttcatttttatattttatgtgCGATTTCGAACTTCGCATAAACCTTTTGTTTGAAATGTTACCGACTTAAGGACTCCATTGATTCATTGATAACAAAAACGAAAAGGCAACCACAGtcaaaaagatttatttatgtgGGCTTCGTTCGAAAATAACCACATCTGGTTcgattttaaaatgaaacgaagCTTTCATTATAGAAAATCAATGCTAAATAATGCACCGTCCTAACATTTGGCTtccatattttaattttaacgtAATTTTACCTCGCAGGAAAACGTGAAAACAAGTTATGGAAATAACAGCggttaattatttcaaacatgATTTAAGCAAgttaagttaattaaaatcttttgcaaagccaaaaattaatgttGTTTACTTCGTAGAAATTTATACATAAGCCATCGGAATAAAAAATACCTTTGTGCTTGTGACCTCAAACTCatattctaaaaaagtatttctGTTCTTCCTAACTGTTCGAATAATTATGCTAATACGTTGATAgtgttgtttattttattttattttctacgaTTTGTAAGTGTTTTCTTATAGTATGAGAAGTGGAAAAGTAGgattgtgttaatttttcagaaacaaGCAATGCTGGTTCGGCAGCTGGAAGAGGAGTTGAGGATGCGGATGCGTGGTCCAAGCATAGAGATGCAGCAGCAGATGGAAGCGTTGTACCAAGAGAATGAGCATTTAACTAGAGAGATAGCCATCCTGCGCGATACCATAAAGGTAAAGTCAgtgtggtggtggtggtgagAAATGTAATGGCTTTGTGTGGGCTAGGAGTTGGAGCTTCGGATTGAGACACAAAAGCAGACTCTGCAAGCTCGCGATGAGAGCATCAAGAAGCTTCTGGAGATGCTCCAGAACAAGGGAATGGGTGAGTGGTTTTCGTGTGTATTCTCTCGCTGCTTGTCCCTGCACACTCTGTTTCTTTGATCTTCTGAGGGCGGCGTTCGGGGAGGTCTTAGGTAGTTACAGTGCGAAACACTTAGCATTGCACATAGCCGGAGAGGTGTCTGCCTGAAAGCGGTAGAGGTAGTTGGACTAATCGTTCGGGTGTTGGCTCTGTTCCAGGTAAAGAGGAGGAGAGGCAGATGTTCCAGCAAATGCAGGCCATGGCCCAAAAGCAGGTGCTTATCACTCATTGTAATTAGTAAGACACATCTTGTCGAGTGAGTGTGTGTGATTGTATTTAGTCGTAACTCATCTGGCACATAATCAAGATATACCTCAGATTCATTAAGCATGTTTGGTGTTCCCATATGGCTGTATCATACCACACCTAGCCAAACGAGGAGGTTCCACTGCCCTAGGTCGTGGTGCATGTGAAAGCTTTCTTTGACTAACAAACAGGTGGTGGTCTTGATCATGTGTCGGTAACGGTGGGTGGTAAAGCGAGCGAGCGAGCGGTCGGCAGCACAGGCTTGTGACCGCTGCTTCCCTGTGCAGGAGCTTCAAGCGGCCAACGAGACGTTGCGCGTGCTGCAATCGCAGCTGGAGCTGGTGCCCTCGCCCTCCAGCAGCACGGTCAGACTGCTCCTGGATACGAAAAACGCTAGAATAGCGACTTTGGAGCGCGAGGTCAACTTGCTGGAAAGCGAGGTGGAGCGGCTGGGCGGGGGCACCCAACCTCCCCTTCCGTCGAGTACCGCGGACATTCCTCAGGCTCTTCCTATTAAGCGACAAGTAAGTTTTCTGTTAAACGATGTGCAGATCGGGAAGGATGGCGCCGTTATTGGTAGACTGTAACTAGCTGTAAAGACTCTCCGGCCGCTTGGCGCTGAGTTCAGTTTTACCACCTCACTGTCTCTCGGCACGCATGTGTCCCGCATGGATAGTGCATGCCTCCGCTCATGTGTGCAGCTGGACGAGTTCCGGGTGGAGATCCAACGACGTGACCAGGAGATCCTCGCCATGGGAGCCAAAATGAAAACACTTGAGGAACAACACCAAGACTACCAGCGCCATATCGCTGTCCTCAAGGAGTCGCTATGCGCTAAAGAGGAACACTACAACATGCTCCAAACCGATGTCGAGGAACTCCGGCAACGACTCGAAGAAAAAAACAGACACATCGAAAAGAAAACCCAACAGCACCAACAGGAACGCGCTCGGGCCGCCGCCGAAATTGCTGAACTAAGAGAACACATGGACATCAAAGACCGCAAAATCAACGTCCTTCAAAGAAAGGTAATCCAACAACATCAAAACTCAAAccaatacaatatttttgggAATTCAACCCAAACCACCAAAGTGTATCTAccgttattatatttttgattttctcataatttttgttaaaatattgtGTGTGTGTCGGTGTAGTGCATTTAAAACAACCCCCTCCTAACAACCACTTGAACAATAACAGGTCGAAAACCTCGAAGACCTCcttaaagaaaaagacaacCAAGTCGATATGGCCAGAGCCAGGCTTTCGGCAATGCAAGCCCATCATTGCTCTTCCGAAGGTGCATTATCATCTCTCGAAGAGGCAATCGGTGACAAGGAAAAGCAAATGAATCAATTACGCGAACAGCGAGATCGCGCCGAACAAGAAAAGCAAGAAGAGCGCGAACTCCACGAACGCGAAATAGCCgaatacaaaatgaaaatccACGCTCTAAACAGCGAAGTAGAGAAACTCAGCGCCCGCCTCGAGCGGGCACAAACCGACCGCGACCGCCTCGAATCCAAACTGGAAAGCTCTCAGTCGGAATTGGGCAAATCAAAGGCCGAACTCGACAAAGCAACGATAGAAGTAGGTCGCAGCGGCGCCGACTGGGAGCAAGCCCGCCAGCGTTTGGCGCGTTTAGAGCTGGAAAACGAACGGCTGAGACAGGATAACGAGAGGCTCAGACAGGATGCGGACCGGTCGCAAATCACATTTGGCAGAAATACGTTCAGCAGCTCCCACGAGCTGGACCGAGCGCAGGAACGCGTCGATAAGACGTCCTCGGACTTGAGGAGATGCCAGGCCGAGTTAAGAGTGACGCAAGCCGACGCTGAGAGAGCCCGAGCTGAAGCTTCAGCCCTGCAGGACAAGCTGGAAAAGTCGCAGGGGGAAGTGTACCGCCTCAAGGCGCGCCTAGAGAATTCCCATCAGGAACAAGACAGCCTTCGCGAGGAGCTCGAGAGAGCTCAATCGACTACCGCCAGATTGCACGCAGACAAGGACAAAGCGTATGCAGAATTGGAGAAGGCTCGAGAGGAATTGGAGCGTGTACAGGCGACCTTGGGAAAGGCTCAATTACAACAAGACAAATTACAGAACGCTCTAGACAAAGCACAGACAGAGGTCGACAAGTTGCAAGAAAGGTTAGACAAGTCAGCTGGGGAGACCAGAAGAGTATGTTGCGGGAATTGCACTTTGAGGTACTTAAAGCTCGCCGTGTTTTAGATACAACTGGAGAAGGAAAAGCTAGGATACGATTTAGAGAATATCCAGTCGCAGTTGGACAAGGCTCTAGGCCAGTCTGCTCGCATTCAGAAAGAAAGGGAAACCGCCCAACTAGAAGCAGATCGTCTTAGAGATAAGTGTGAAAAATGTCAGGTAGGTTTTGTTTGTGCATATCTGAGTTATTATTCCACTGTCAAGTTATTTTTCAGATGGCTTTAACACGTCTCCAGAAAGAGAAAGACGCCTATCAAGATGATTACGAAAAACTCAAGGAAAAGGttgaaatgcaattaaatcaaatcaataaaattcaaaGAGAACGATCCGACATAGAACACGAATTAGACGTAATCAAAGAAAGATGGGAGAAAGGACATATCCtccaacaaaaattacaaatggaAAGAGACGAAGCATTTACAGAAATCGATattttgaaagagaaattagaaaaagcCATATATGCCTCACAAAAGGCAATAGACGATCGAGAAAATATGCataaagaatttgaaaaagtcTTGGAGAAATACGATAGGTCGGGGAGGTAAACGCATTGTTATATTTACTGTactgtttgtttgttttaggtCCCAAAGTGATCTCTACAggattcaaaataaattagataCAGTGCAAGCTGAAAAAGACCGATTAGAATTAGAAGtcgaaaaacaacaattactGGCAACGAAAACACGCGAGGACCAACGTAAAGTACAAGACGAATTACAGAGAACTCAGGAATTGTACGATCGAGCGTCGATTCAGTTAAGCCGAACGAAAGAATTGGAAGAAAAGTCTAAAGAAGAGCTGCAGCGTATGGGCATGGATTTGGAAATGGTCCGCGACAGATACGAAAAATGTCAAATGGAGCTTCGGAGATTACAAAGCGAAAAAGAAAAGTTCCAATCAGAGAACGAAAGACTTCAATACGAGCTCGAACGCGTGCACGCACAAAGCGGCAAAGCACAAGCCGCTTACGAAAAGAGTCAGGAAGAAATCGCAAGATTGCAAGTCGAAGTTGAAAAAGCGCACGACAAGCATGACAAACTGCAAAACGAATTCCGTAAAATTGTTGCCGAGTATGACGCCTTACGGGAGACCAACACTGGTCCCACGAGTAGATACTCGAAATATGACCGAGATGACAGAACGAAGGAGGAAAATGATAGATTACGGGCCGAGGTCGAGAGGCTGAGAGAGAGATTAGACAAGACTCTAACTGATTTGGACAGATCTAGGAAAGACTTAGCTTTGGCCGAAAGCACGCGAACTAAATACAGTTACGAGCAGGAGAAGGAACGCTCTGTCGAATTGGATCGACTCAGAGACGAATTACAGAGGACTATGGGCAATAACCAACAGCTCGAAACTAAATTACACGAAGTTACGATGCAACTGGACCTGGCGAGGCAAGAAGTGGCGAAGGTGTCAGGTGGACAAGACAAACAGCGACATGAGCTGGAGCGTGCGATGATCGAATGCGAGAAACTCCGAGACAGACATGACAAGCTCAAGatgcaaattgaaaaatatgagaaaGAGAATGAGAAATTACGGCTGGAGTTGGCTCAAGCCGAGCGGCGGCAGACGCTTGCTGCTGACAAAGTGAGGAACGACGAGCGATTAGAAATTGAACGTCTTAAAGAGAAACTCGAGAAAGCTATCCAGGCTAGAGACGCCACTGAACTGGAAGCCGGCAGATTGGCACAAGAATTGGAAAAGTCGCAGATGCATCTGGCCAAGGCTTTGGAAACTAACGAAGCAACGAAGATTGAATTCGAACGTATGGCGAACGAATTAGCCCGCATGCATGAACGAATCGAAAGAGACAAGCTGGATTGGAAGACAATGGAGCAAGAACGTGACGTGTTACGAGCCGAACTGCAACAAGTGCGAAGCGGACTTGACACTCAAAGACGCACCATGGATCACCGAACACAAGAAACAATCGTCAAACTCCAACAAGAGCTGGCTCAAGCGTCCCGAGAGAAGGAAAAAATGGCCTCGCTCCTAGAAAAACAAGGCCGACAAGGCGACTCCATCGAGAAACAAATAATCAAATACGAAGCGGACATTAAACAATTAACCATGGAACGAGACCAATTAGTAATACAATTAGAAAAATCGCAAGACATGTTAATGAACTTCCAGCAAGAACTCAACCAGAGTGAAGCGGAACTGGAGAAGCACAAAGCAGAAGTGGCCCGACTTAAAGCCGAACAGAAGAAGATGTCGCAAGACGTGGAGCGTGGAACCAAGGAAATCATCGAAAATCGGGACCGGGAGATCACAAAACTGCGCCAAGAACTGGCGTCGGTGCAAAAAGAACGCGATAACCACAGACAACGTGCAGAGAAAGCTGAGAAACGATTACAAGAGTCTGGAGCTCGTGGCGATTCTGAATTGGAACAGTGGCGCAAAGTTGTCGAACAGGAAACCAACAGAGCCGACCAAGCGGAGAAAACTGCCCAAGATTTGCAAAAACGTATTCAAGTTATGGAAAAACAACTGCAACAGCAGTTACAACAAATGGCCCAGTACCAGAAAGAACGAGGTATCCAACCACCTCCCCAGGATGATAAGGAACTTAACAGGCTGCGCAAAGAACTGGAGAAGGCCCAAATGGAAATCAAAAATAGCAGCACGGAAAAAGAACGGTTACAATCACAACTTGAAATGCTTGTGCAAGAATTGGAAAGAAACCAGGTTggtaaaatttgcaaacaaagTTTTTGTAGCCgaatatattatttaaaattttatttctttcttaaattgttgttttattttaacatgtTATTGTCCAACTAACGGAAacctttttccttttttttaaataatctttttaacaataattttaaggAAGCGGTTGCAATTTTAGCTCGAACTTCACGAAACTACGAAGAAGATGCAAAGCATGGGTGCGCAGAGAGGCGCTGAAGACGTGTCAGCACAAAGGAGACAACTGGAGGAAGAAAGAAAACGGTTTGAGGAACACAGAAAACAAGTCGAGGAGCAAAGGAAAGCCGTGGAAAGTAAGCAGAGACAGATAGAAGAAAAGGAAAGAGCGTTTGCCGAGGTTGACAAACAATTAAAGAAGAGGAAAGAACAAA is a genomic window containing:
- the brp gene encoding trichohyalin isoform X1 translates to MSRDAYVGGSRSPRGVRLPTVDRSPSRVYPGGSPVGRKPLRQTRSGNNSPEHTYGYHHSPYYRDEDLGSPMLEERGRPVAVGPGHHRSRSATRPANPMSVRYQSLDRTVVDHDREFLPIRDRRDRSLDRGLYFDDEPYSTRSARQSPTSHQPFIGELQHQNSDLQRELGNLKKELELTNQKLGSSMHSIKTFWSPELKKERALRKEESAKYSLINDQLKLLSSENQKQAMLVRQLEEELRMRMRGPSIEMQQQMEALYQENEHLTREIAILRDTIKELELRIETQKQTLQARDESIKKLLEMLQNKGMGKEEERQMFQQMQAMAQKQELQAANETLRVLQSQLELVPSPSSSTVRLLLDTKNARIATLEREVNLLESEVERLGGGTQPPLPSSTADIPQALPIKRQLDEFRVEIQRRDQEILAMGAKMKTLEEQHQDYQRHIAVLKESLCAKEEHYNMLQTDVEELRQRLEEKNRHIEKKTQQHQQERARAAAEIAELREHMDIKDRKINVLQRKVENLEDLLKEKDNQVDMARARLSAMQAHHCSSEGALSSLEEAIGDKEKQMNQLREQRDRAEQEKQEERELHEREIAEYKMKIHALNSEVEKLSARLERAQTDRDRLESKLESSQSELGKSKAELDKATIEVGRSGADWEQARQRLARLELENERLRQDNERLRQDADRSQITFGRNTFSSSHELDRAQERVDKTSSDLRRCQAELRVTQADAERARAEASALQDKLEKSQGEVYRLKARLENSHQEQDSLREELERAQSTTARLHADKDKAYAELEKAREELERVQATLGKAQLQQDKLQNALDKAQTEVDKLQERLDKSAGETRRIQLEKEKLGYDLENIQSQLDKALGQSARIQKERETAQLEADRLRDKCEKCQMALTRLQKEKDAYQDDYEKLKEKVEMQLNQINKIQRERSDIEHELDVIKERWEKGHILQQKLQMERDEAFTEIDILKEKLEKAIYASQKAIDDRENMHKEFEKVLEKYDRSQSDLYRIQNKLDTVQAEKDRLELEVEKQQLLATKTREDQRKVQDELQRTQELYDRASIQLSRTKELEEKSKEELQRMGMDLEMVRDRYEKCQMELRRLQSEKEKFQSENERLQYELERVHAQSGKAQAAYEKSQEEIARLQVEVEKAHDKHDKLQNEFRKIVAEYDALRETNTGPTSRYSKYDRDDRTKEENDRLRAEVERLRERLDKTLTDLDRSRKDLALAESTRTKYSYEQEKERSVELDRLRDELQRTMGNNQQLETKLHEVTMQLDLARQEVAKVSGGQDKQRHELERAMIECEKLRDRHDKLKMQIEKYEKENEKLRLELAQAERRQTLAADKVRNDERLEIERLKEKLEKAIQARDATELEAGRLAQELEKSQMHLAKALETNEATKIEFERMANELARMHERIERDKLDWKTMEQERDVLRAELQQVRSGLDTQRRTMDHRTQETIVKLQQELAQASREKEKMASLLEKQGRQGDSIEKQIIKYEADIKQLTMERDQLVIQLEKSQDMLMNFQQELNQSEAELEKHKAEVARLKAEQKKMSQDVERGTKEIIENRDREITKLRQELASVQKERDNHRQRAEKAEKRLQESGARGDSELEQWRKVVEQETNRADQAEKTAQDLQKRIQVMEKQLQQQLQQMAQYQKERGIQPPPQDDKELNRLRKELEKAQMEIKNSSTEKERLQSQLEMLVQELERNQLELHETTKKMQSMGAQRGAEDVSAQRRQLEEERKRFEEHRKQVEEQRKAVESKQRQIEEKERAFAEVDKQLKKRKEQMDQLEISLQKAGGSAAAAGELNKKLSEAEKNLEKAQEEAKRSAAEMERLLQLVQMSQEEQNAKEKQIMDLQQALKTAQAKLKSQQQVNAQLEEQRKKEEVNKEGDLVIFNLQEKDSELREELLSKQKYIVELEDTLDSYEQAMKEYKNEIKILETKLENKEVTINDLQNSCIKADDARRLQKEVDQKSNIILQLKGQLEGLEQSQLTTDGDFEDLARSSEEKDVRISELEEALRESMIISTKREAVLHQEESKRKQILEKVSKLEQRLLSLQSAQAMRCHACRPYVSRMTKLETKLSQLVAERKQHLQELAQMKREALESAISEKDAHLALLEMTGIRNARHADEADRLRTDKRRLVDRLKKETELSVSLNETDEDERSFYSLYEEDEAQKDSLDPT